A window of the Teredinibacter franksiae genome harbors these coding sequences:
- the moaA gene encoding GTP 3',8-cyclase MoaA: MQNTQLTDSYQRQFTYLRLSVTDACNFRCNYCLPDGYCPTNSEPYLSLEEIQSVVSAFALNGIRKIRLTGGEPTLRKDLAEIMALCKSTTGIETLALTSNGYRINKQLKHYVDAGLDQLNLSIDSLVPETFRLITGHNKLTEVLMAVEQAISLGLKKVKINSVLMREYNNNEMQSFLNFVKDRPVSLRFIELMQTGDNQAFFKQQHVSGYSIQTMLEDNGWLAILREANAGPAIEYTHPNYAGTIGLIMPYSKNFCASCNRLRISSHGNMHLCLFAEEHHKLRPHLINEDTEQLAKRIRELLQHKGAAHSLQQGNSGSTQHLAMIGG; encoded by the coding sequence ATGCAGAATACCCAGCTGACCGACAGCTATCAACGACAGTTTACTTACTTGCGCCTATCGGTAACCGATGCGTGTAATTTCCGCTGCAATTATTGCCTCCCCGATGGCTATTGCCCTACCAATAGCGAACCTTATCTCTCACTGGAAGAAATACAATCCGTTGTTTCTGCCTTTGCCTTAAACGGCATTCGCAAAATTCGATTAACCGGCGGCGAACCTACACTGCGTAAAGATCTCGCCGAGATTATGGCCCTGTGTAAATCGACCACCGGTATAGAAACACTGGCACTGACCTCCAATGGTTACCGTATTAACAAGCAATTAAAGCACTATGTAGACGCCGGCCTAGACCAGCTTAACCTTAGTATTGATAGTTTAGTGCCCGAAACCTTTCGCCTTATTACCGGCCACAATAAGTTGACAGAAGTCCTCATGGCGGTAGAACAAGCCATAAGCCTTGGACTAAAAAAAGTAAAAATAAACTCGGTGTTAATGCGCGAATACAATAATAACGAAATGCAGAGCTTTCTCAATTTCGTAAAGGATCGCCCCGTATCGTTGCGCTTCATTGAATTAATGCAAACCGGTGATAACCAAGCATTTTTCAAACAGCAACATGTTAGCGGTTACAGCATTCAAACCATGCTCGAAGATAACGGCTGGCTGGCGATTTTACGCGAAGCCAACGCAGGCCCTGCAATTGAATATACACACCCGAATTATGCAGGTACTATTGGCTTGATCATGCCTTACAGTAAAAATTTCTGTGCGAGCTGCAACCGATTACGCATATCCAGCCACGGCAACATGCACTTGTGCTTGTTTGCAGAAGAGCACCACAAACTTCGCCCTCACCTAATAAATGAAGATACAGAACAGCTCGCCAAGCGTATTCGCGAACTGTTGCAACATAAAGGTGCCGCCCACAGCCTACAACAAGGCAACAGCGGCTCAACCCAACACCTCGCTATGATAGGCGGGTAA
- the moaB gene encoding molybdenum cofactor biosynthesis protein B, producing MGKLVTQELISLNIAVLTVSDTRDTTTDTSGQSLVDGLTEYGHTLVEKIIVKDDVYTIRAAVSNWIADDSTQVILITGGTGFTSRDSTPEAVIPLLDKIVEGFGELFRQISFDQIATSTIQSRALAGLVNRTVVFCMPGSTNACKTAWKDIISKQIDSRQGPCNFVPHLKGVSFSDFQ from the coding sequence ATGGGAAAACTGGTTACTCAAGAATTAATATCGCTCAATATCGCTGTTCTTACCGTATCCGATACGCGCGATACAACAACCGATACATCGGGCCAAAGCCTTGTCGATGGGCTAACGGAGTACGGTCATACCCTGGTGGAAAAAATTATAGTTAAAGACGATGTTTACACCATACGCGCCGCAGTATCCAATTGGATAGCCGATGATAGTACACAAGTTATTCTGATTACCGGCGGCACCGGTTTTACCTCGCGAGACAGTACGCCAGAGGCGGTAATACCGTTATTGGATAAAATAGTAGAAGGTTTCGGTGAGCTCTTTCGTCAAATCTCTTTCGACCAAATAGCGACATCCACTATTCAATCTCGCGCACTTGCGGGCTTGGTGAATCGCACGGTTGTTTTTTGTATGCCCGGCAGTACTAACGCCTGTAAAACCGCCTGGAAAGACATCATTAGCAAACAAATTGATAGCCGCCAAGGGCCCTGTAATTTTGTTCCGCACTTGAAGGGTGTTTCGTTCAGTGACTTTCAGTAA
- a CDS encoding family 43 glycosylhydrolase — MKKVGFNFLLLVLGFGVSTCFAQNPLNFGSNIRTADPSAHVWQDGKMYLYTSHDEECQEDFHMKNWHTFSSTDLVSWVDHGPSLSVDDLSWADNYAWAPDAAYKNGKYYLVFPAGSGFKDRKNPERSTKWMGIGIAVSDSPTGPFKDAIGGPLWREPYANDPSLFIDDDGKAYLYFHGKNADYYVAEMADDLLSIKGEFRKMDMGGYEPKMEGPWVFKRNDNYYFTMPENNRMLAYYMAKSPKGPWTYKGSFMDEESNSNNHHSIVEYKGQWLLFYHRWLATTDTGCKKKQRHSAAEYLYFNGDGTIQKVRRTDKGVAGFSTNVKPLSEK; from the coding sequence ATGAAAAAAGTGGGCTTTAACTTTTTGTTATTGGTTTTGGGGTTTGGCGTAAGTACATGCTTTGCCCAGAACCCGCTGAATTTTGGCAGTAATATTCGAACAGCCGATCCCTCTGCCCACGTATGGCAGGACGGAAAGATGTATCTCTATACCTCACACGATGAAGAATGCCAGGAGGATTTCCACATGAAAAACTGGCACACCTTCTCTTCCACAGATTTGGTGAGCTGGGTTGATCACGGCCCTAGTTTATCGGTAGACGATCTCTCTTGGGCTGATAATTATGCCTGGGCCCCCGATGCCGCCTATAAAAACGGGAAATACTATTTGGTTTTTCCTGCCGGTAGCGGCTTTAAAGATAGAAAAAACCCGGAGCGCAGTACTAAGTGGATGGGTATTGGCATTGCGGTTAGCGATTCGCCAACGGGACCTTTTAAAGATGCCATCGGCGGCCCGCTATGGCGTGAGCCCTATGCCAACGATCCCAGCTTATTCATAGATGACGACGGAAAAGCTTATTTATACTTTCATGGAAAAAATGCAGATTACTATGTAGCAGAAATGGCCGATGATTTACTGAGTATAAAGGGCGAGTTCCGTAAAATGGATATGGGTGGCTACGAACCTAAAATGGAAGGTCCTTGGGTGTTTAAGCGCAACGATAATTACTATTTTACAATGCCCGAGAATAATCGAATGTTGGCCTATTATATGGCTAAATCACCTAAAGGCCCCTGGACCTATAAAGGGAGTTTTATGGATGAAGAAAGCAATAGTAATAATCACCACTCTATTGTTGAATATAAAGGGCAGTGGCTTCTATTTTATCATCGCTGGCTAGCAACGACCGACACAGGCTGTAAGAAAAAGCAGCGTCATAGCGCCGCAGAATATCTCTACTTTAATGGTGACGGTACAATTCAGAAGGTTCGGCGAACAGACAAAGGCGTGGCAGGTTTCTCAACTAATGTGAAGCCACTTTCCGAAAAATAG
- a CDS encoding tetrathionate reductase family octaheme c-type cytochrome, whose translation MKKLLTMLWLPAGIVILLAAPLVLFLPDHPLPTADPASFLPQRAAHVDHSALMPGPYSSPQAVTERCLECHQQAGDQVLHSSHWTWEHEAVPIEGRAEPVKGGKKNVINNFCIGIGGNWEGCSSCHAGYGWKDNNFDFSKRNNIDCVVCHEQTGTYVKGKAGIPVEAVDLTAVAQSVASPSRSNCGSCHFGGGGGDAVKHGDLDSSLYFPSDDVDVHMGKHNMVCTDCHRTENHNISGRSLSVSLDNSNQIACTDCHASNQHKDQRINQHSAAVACQTCHIPEVATRIATKTHWDWSQAGDASRTEGTTYQKKKGEFSYTENLAPNYFWYNGLSQRYLYGDKINSQGATDLNFPTGDISDNKAKIFPFKVHRAKQIYDLNLQHLLQPKTYGETGYWQTFDWDNAVRQGSEAIGLAYSGEYGFTETRMYWPQTHMVQAARNALQCRDCHNESANDAAGRLDWQALGYFGDPIRWGSRKLETEK comes from the coding sequence ATGAAAAAGCTTCTCACCATGCTCTGGTTACCAGCCGGTATCGTAATACTGCTAGCGGCGCCATTGGTTTTATTTCTTCCTGACCACCCCTTGCCAACCGCCGACCCCGCGAGTTTTCTCCCCCAGCGCGCAGCCCACGTTGACCACAGCGCGCTAATGCCAGGCCCGTACAGTTCGCCACAAGCGGTTACAGAACGCTGCTTGGAGTGCCACCAGCAAGCCGGTGACCAAGTGCTGCATTCCTCCCACTGGACTTGGGAGCACGAGGCCGTGCCGATAGAGGGAAGGGCAGAGCCTGTTAAAGGCGGCAAGAAAAATGTTATTAATAATTTCTGTATTGGCATTGGTGGTAACTGGGAAGGTTGCTCTAGCTGCCATGCGGGCTACGGTTGGAAAGACAATAACTTCGATTTTTCCAAGCGCAATAACATCGACTGCGTGGTTTGCCACGAGCAAACCGGCACCTATGTGAAGGGTAAAGCCGGTATTCCAGTGGAGGCGGTAGACCTTACCGCCGTCGCTCAAAGCGTAGCCTCCCCCTCTCGAAGCAACTGCGGAAGCTGCCATTTTGGCGGTGGAGGTGGTGACGCAGTAAAACACGGAGACCTAGACTCCAGTTTGTATTTCCCCAGTGATGACGTTGATGTGCATATGGGAAAACACAATATGGTCTGCACCGATTGCCACCGCACCGAAAACCACAATATTAGCGGGCGATCACTAAGCGTTAGCCTCGATAACAGCAATCAAATCGCCTGTACCGATTGCCATGCCAGCAACCAACATAAAGACCAGCGAATCAACCAACACTCCGCTGCCGTAGCATGCCAAACCTGCCACATACCTGAAGTAGCAACGCGTATAGCCACCAAAACCCACTGGGACTGGAGCCAGGCGGGTGATGCGAGCAGAACAGAAGGTACCACCTATCAGAAAAAGAAGGGTGAATTTAGTTACACCGAAAACCTTGCGCCAAACTACTTTTGGTATAACGGACTGAGCCAACGCTATTTGTACGGCGACAAAATTAATAGCCAAGGCGCTACGGACTTAAATTTCCCTACGGGTGATATTTCCGACAATAAGGCGAAAATTTTTCCGTTTAAAGTACACCGTGCAAAACAAATTTACGACCTGAATTTGCAACACCTACTACAACCTAAAACCTACGGCGAAACGGGCTACTGGCAAACATTTGATTGGGACAATGCCGTTCGACAAGGCTCGGAAGCCATTGGCCTAGCCTACAGCGGCGAATACGGTTTTACCGAAACCCGTATGTATTGGCCACAAACCCATATGGTACAGGCCGCTCGAAATGCACTGCAATGTCGCGACTGCCACAATGAGTCGGCCAACGATGCCGCTGGCCGCTTAGATTGGCAAGCACTTGGCTATTTTGGTGACCCCATTCGCTGGGGATCACGCAAATTGGAGACTGAAAAATGA
- a CDS encoding cytochrome b/b6 domain-containing protein: MKRYFLVIPLLMLVNFTSANPFHPDFLLRTTDGEIWQTGAEVSQSHTCGQCHNSDFIHQSLDKHHQFLPDDTARAVSLLTQQPAAPLDTQIQCLDCHANGQTISLTEIANDTGIITADKLTLTSPTSEACGSCHGLVNTGPNPVEFSTVHLQQSMFGLTGEIFSGQLISQSALNIANKNQLNFSFDAHAERVVSCTDCHSSENNPVRPPTQNSLQHLKFDPRTLSPHDYLKQPDHNFTKAYACTSCHEIDNSHTWLPYQAQHFSKLSCESCHSNWIAAPAAKSVKLDNNPDKNLKINNVTYQWRGLENELIQGYSPQLLPNGNGKIAPYNVIEVSRNGEQYTLAKAIHHNIQSARATQNCLTCHNKDSVLKPNISSAPINISLPENYIQNSAPNLAAVGIYILGGDTVPLVDWLGIALLLLTITGVTGHGVARYLARRKLGAHKIPRKRVYMYSYYQRLWHWLQATAILLLLATGAAIHKPWLFSWLSFAYMVEIHNILGFVLFTNAALALFYHLASGEIKQFIPMPADLFVRSFEQIQFYAKGIFQNAPHPFAKHPEYKLNPLQKVAYFGLLNVLLPAQMLTGLLMWGAQNWPEFSNTIGGLNLLGPLHSFLAWAFVAFLIMHIYLTTTSGPKIHSGIKAMIDGWEDIEISEKKEQSP; this comes from the coding sequence ATGAAACGCTATTTTTTAGTTATTCCACTTTTAATGCTGGTGAATTTTACTTCTGCGAACCCGTTTCACCCGGATTTTTTACTGCGTACAACCGATGGCGAAATCTGGCAAACCGGAGCGGAGGTTTCCCAGTCACATACCTGCGGACAGTGCCATAACAGCGACTTTATTCATCAATCACTGGATAAGCACCATCAATTTCTCCCCGATGATACTGCTCGCGCAGTCAGTCTATTAACTCAGCAGCCGGCTGCACCTCTCGATACCCAAATTCAGTGTTTGGACTGCCATGCTAACGGTCAGACAATATCACTCACCGAGATAGCCAACGACACCGGTATCATCACTGCAGATAAACTCACGCTTACCAGCCCCACAAGCGAAGCCTGCGGCAGCTGCCACGGGCTAGTCAATACCGGCCCCAACCCTGTTGAATTTAGTACAGTGCATTTGCAGCAATCAATGTTTGGTCTAACAGGGGAAATATTTTCGGGGCAGCTTATCAGTCAGTCGGCGCTCAATATCGCCAACAAAAACCAGTTAAATTTTAGCTTCGATGCCCACGCCGAACGCGTCGTTTCCTGCACAGATTGCCACAGCTCGGAAAATAACCCCGTTCGCCCGCCCACACAGAATAGCCTACAACATTTAAAATTTGACCCGCGTACGCTTTCGCCGCACGACTATTTAAAGCAACCCGACCACAACTTCACCAAGGCATACGCCTGCACAAGTTGCCACGAAATAGATAATTCGCATACTTGGCTGCCCTATCAGGCCCAACATTTTTCCAAACTTAGTTGTGAGAGCTGCCATAGCAATTGGATAGCGGCGCCCGCGGCCAAAAGCGTTAAGCTAGATAACAACCCCGACAAAAACTTAAAAATCAATAACGTAACATATCAATGGCGAGGCCTCGAAAACGAGCTAATTCAAGGCTACTCACCGCAACTGCTACCTAATGGTAACGGCAAGATTGCGCCCTACAATGTTATTGAAGTTAGCCGCAACGGCGAACAATACACGCTAGCAAAAGCTATACATCACAACATTCAAAGCGCACGCGCCACGCAAAACTGCCTGACTTGCCATAATAAAGATTCGGTGCTTAAACCAAACATTAGCTCGGCCCCCATTAATATTTCACTACCTGAAAATTATATTCAAAATTCAGCCCCTAACTTGGCCGCCGTGGGCATCTACATTTTAGGTGGCGATACCGTGCCATTGGTGGACTGGTTAGGTATTGCCCTGTTGCTTCTTACAATTACAGGTGTAACGGGCCACGGCGTTGCCCGCTACCTCGCCCGGCGTAAGCTCGGCGCGCACAAAATTCCGCGTAAACGCGTATACATGTATAGCTATTATCAACGCCTATGGCATTGGCTTCAGGCTACTGCCATTCTTTTGCTGCTTGCAACCGGAGCGGCTATTCACAAACCCTGGCTCTTTAGCTGGTTAAGCTTTGCTTACATGGTTGAAATACATAACATCTTGGGTTTCGTGTTATTTACCAATGCAGCGCTTGCGCTTTTTTACCACTTGGCAAGCGGTGAGATTAAGCAGTTTATTCCCATGCCAGCGGATTTATTCGTGCGTAGCTTTGAGCAAATTCAATTTTATGCCAAAGGCATTTTTCAAAACGCCCCCCATCCGTTTGCAAAGCATCCTGAATACAAACTTAATCCACTACAAAAAGTCGCCTACTTTGGACTACTCAATGTTTTACTCCCGGCACAAATGCTAACCGGGCTACTCATGTGGGGCGCACAAAATTGGCCTGAGTTTTCTAACACCATCGGCGGCCTTAATCTGCTTGGGCCACTACACAGCTTTCTCGCTTGGGCGTTTGTGGCCTTTCTGATAATGCACATTTACTTAACCACAACCTCCGGCCCCAAAATTCATTCGGGCATTAAAGCCATGATCGATGGCTGGGAAGACATTGAAATATCCGAAAAAAAAGAGCAATCACCATGA
- a CDS encoding YeeE/YedE thiosulfate transporter family protein, whose translation MNTNQYPISPSSGKPYWNPYIAGIVLGILLFLAFLITGNGLGASGGLNRFVVYVQDLFFSQHVDTTPFLLAMAGGDTNPLESWIVFMVLGALVGGFISGWLRGRVKLETNKGPQISTRTRWVLAFIGGALMGYGARLARGCTSGQALSGGATLSVGSWVFMLAVFAGAYVLAWTFRKTWN comes from the coding sequence ATGAACACGAATCAATACCCCATATCTCCCAGTAGCGGTAAACCCTATTGGAACCCCTATATCGCGGGGATCGTTCTGGGCATTTTATTGTTTCTAGCTTTCCTTATTACCGGCAACGGTCTAGGCGCTTCTGGCGGATTAAATCGCTTTGTAGTCTACGTACAAGACCTATTCTTCTCGCAGCACGTAGACACAACGCCATTCCTCTTAGCGATGGCAGGGGGCGATACCAACCCGCTAGAAAGCTGGATCGTATTTATGGTTTTGGGGGCGCTTGTCGGTGGTTTTATTTCCGGCTGGCTACGCGGCCGGGTAAAACTCGAAACGAACAAAGGCCCACAGATTAGTACCCGCACTCGCTGGGTATTGGCCTTTATCGGTGGCGCACTTATGGGCTATGGCGCAAGACTGGCGCGCGGCTGCACTTCGGGCCAAGCACTCAGCGGTGGAGCCACGCTCTCGGTAGGCAGTTGGGTTTTTATGCTAGCGGTTTTCGCTGGCGCCTACGTGCTGGCCTGGACCTTTAGAAAAACCTGGAACTAG
- a CDS encoding YeeE/YedE thiosulfate transporter family protein: MTDFPMNIVSEFGPSMGYFIYALIGLFFGFVLESAGFGNSRKLAAQFYFKELTVFKVMFTAIVVAMVLIFFCSAIGLLDYQLLWVNPTYLWPGIAGGFIMGVGFIVGGFCPGTSLVAAATLKLDGLFFVFGALFGILIFGDTVDFYSTFFHGSFYDRITLPDILGISYGVTVLLIVLLALLMFWGADWIEHTFSHFPKPPQWRMPAAAAIVALAIATLMLGQPTLEDRWQRIAAIAQPRIDAREIYASPLEVATLQKDRKLKVRILDIRLESDFNRFHIRDAEHTSTSNVEQLAQALIGQPPNTVNIITGNDEIAATETWKQLRAAGVPSLYVLEGGVNGWLQTFAPPGQLQSHSLLTPAGEPLRFTFERAMGSRYPMASPNLAAYPELTNTKVKLEIKRAPAGGGCG, encoded by the coding sequence ATGACAGATTTCCCGATGAATATAGTCTCAGAATTTGGCCCGAGTATGGGGTACTTTATTTACGCACTTATTGGACTGTTTTTTGGTTTTGTTTTGGAGAGTGCCGGCTTCGGTAATTCTCGAAAACTGGCTGCACAGTTCTACTTTAAAGAACTTACCGTTTTTAAAGTGATGTTCACCGCCATTGTGGTTGCCATGGTGCTAATTTTTTTCTGCAGTGCCATTGGCCTACTCGACTACCAATTACTATGGGTTAACCCAACCTATCTATGGCCCGGTATTGCGGGTGGTTTTATCATGGGTGTTGGTTTTATTGTAGGCGGATTTTGCCCCGGAACCTCATTGGTCGCAGCGGCAACGTTAAAGTTGGATGGCCTTTTTTTTGTCTTCGGTGCACTTTTTGGTATCCTAATATTCGGTGACACAGTCGATTTTTACTCGACCTTTTTTCATGGCAGTTTTTACGACCGCATTACCCTCCCCGATATTCTTGGCATAAGCTATGGCGTTACGGTACTGCTCATAGTTCTTCTTGCTCTCCTCATGTTTTGGGGCGCCGATTGGATTGAACATACTTTTTCACACTTTCCTAAACCCCCACAATGGCGCATGCCAGCTGCGGCTGCAATTGTAGCACTGGCTATTGCAACACTTATGTTAGGGCAACCAACGCTAGAGGATCGCTGGCAGAGAATTGCAGCCATTGCACAGCCGAGAATCGATGCGCGTGAAATTTACGCATCACCACTAGAAGTTGCAACGCTGCAAAAAGATCGCAAGCTAAAAGTGCGTATTCTCGACATTCGCCTTGAGTCGGATTTCAATAGATTTCATATTCGCGATGCTGAACATACCAGCACCAGCAATGTTGAACAACTCGCGCAAGCACTCATAGGGCAGCCTCCTAACACCGTTAATATTATTACCGGCAATGATGAAATTGCCGCAACCGAAACGTGGAAACAACTTAGGGCCGCTGGGGTACCTAGCCTGTATGTCTTGGAAGGCGGTGTTAACGGATGGCTGCAAACCTTTGCGCCTCCCGGCCAGCTACAATCACATAGTTTACTCACACCGGCCGGAGAGCCACTACGATTTACATTCGAGCGGGCAATGGGCAGCCGCTACCCAATGGCTAGCCCCAATTTAGCCGCTTACCCCGAACTTACAAATACAAAAGTTAAGCTTGAAATAAAGCGAGCGCCGGCCGGAGGTGGATGCGGCTAA
- a CDS encoding DUF6976 family protein: MSAAGSVSFVSSTVSRDEVVNMISRGDYMIISGDERVLASLPSGNWIAGTIPYFMTEEGGKVDQDSLFVNTISGLPSNNLPRLTLYDANTISRIAEEAPEHGFTFLILPAGSDVHLSYAQNAPDFPKMFFSPIIGWIAGVHLDELASRSAKVGFGPAGGLLSDTQAAAIHVPLPDSQVAQIKTINLFNPGEGAAIQFPENGFSVGSCKVDGADWRLSDYIKEHNIDTRLPLVANYSGMMVNVSIQEVGDGEVNLYAPVFPGVEYRFASPVSDYVTEFNQALPASDSKTIAFSCNCILNFLYSELEGKKIGQLTGPVTFGEVAYQLLNQTLVYLTLEDI; this comes from the coding sequence ATGTCTGCAGCAGGGTCCGTATCATTTGTAAGTTCGACTGTGAGTCGAGACGAAGTCGTGAATATGATTTCCCGAGGAGATTACATGATTATCTCCGGTGACGAGCGTGTACTGGCGTCTCTTCCTTCTGGGAACTGGATTGCGGGAACAATTCCCTATTTCATGACTGAAGAGGGTGGTAAGGTCGATCAGGATTCACTCTTTGTTAATACCATTAGCGGGTTGCCAAGTAATAACTTACCGCGTCTGACTTTGTACGATGCGAATACAATTTCTCGCATTGCAGAAGAAGCACCGGAGCACGGGTTTACTTTTTTGATTTTACCTGCCGGCTCTGATGTGCATCTCAGTTATGCGCAAAATGCGCCCGATTTCCCCAAAATGTTTTTTTCACCCATCATTGGTTGGATTGCGGGTGTGCATCTAGATGAGCTGGCTAGTCGGTCTGCCAAAGTAGGCTTTGGGCCAGCCGGTGGTTTACTTTCCGATACGCAGGCTGCCGCCATTCATGTGCCTTTACCTGATAGTCAGGTAGCTCAGATTAAAACCATTAACCTATTCAACCCAGGGGAAGGCGCTGCTATTCAGTTTCCTGAAAATGGTTTTTCAGTTGGCAGCTGTAAAGTCGACGGCGCCGATTGGCGCTTATCTGATTACATTAAAGAGCACAATATTGATACGCGTTTACCCTTAGTGGCCAATTATTCAGGCATGATGGTCAACGTTAGTATTCAGGAAGTGGGTGATGGTGAAGTTAATTTATATGCACCGGTATTTCCCGGTGTAGAGTATCGTTTTGCTAGCCCGGTTAGCGATTATGTGACTGAGTTTAACCAAGCTTTGCCAGCCTCAGACAGCAAAACAATTGCATTTTCCTGTAATTGTATTCTTAACTTCCTGTACTCGGAGCTAGAGGGTAAGAAAATTGGTCAGTTAACCGGCCCGGTTACTTTTGGGGAGGTTGCTTACCAATTACTTAACCAGACTCTGGTGTATTTAACGCTCGAAGATATATAA
- a CDS encoding acetylating acetaldehyde dehydrogenase: MAKSNKLNVGIIGSGKIGTDLLIKIQRSHFLHCDLFVGRDSESPGIQAARSMGVNISTKSLDAFREHSSPLDLVFDATSASDHKQHAQYFLEAGIKAIDLTPAKVGRFCIPSIDAEAVTHEANINMVTCGGQASIPVVHTLSKVYPNISHLEVESHLAADSVGPATLANIDEYYSTTASAISAYTCIQNVSVKLQVEQSAWKPDMLTIIRAYTNDNDVEKLYEPLMSRVLEVRKQVPGYHIVGTPTYRDGAIEILVSVRGQGDWIPSHAGNLDIINCAAIAIAESYAQHVGVQPGHSQGQGNGEPIQGTFGSLLGFLGKGNKSLPKTA, encoded by the coding sequence ATGGCTAAGTCAAATAAATTGAATGTAGGTATAATTGGCTCCGGAAAAATCGGCACGGATTTGCTGATCAAGATCCAACGCTCGCATTTTCTTCACTGCGATTTATTCGTCGGAAGAGATTCAGAATCCCCTGGTATACAAGCCGCTCGATCCATGGGAGTAAATATATCCACGAAAAGTCTCGATGCTTTTCGAGAACACAGCTCGCCACTCGATCTGGTGTTTGATGCAACCTCTGCAAGCGATCATAAACAACACGCGCAATATTTTCTTGAGGCAGGCATAAAAGCGATAGACTTAACACCCGCCAAGGTGGGTCGGTTTTGCATCCCCTCAATTGATGCAGAAGCCGTTACACATGAAGCCAATATCAATATGGTGACCTGTGGCGGGCAAGCGTCGATCCCAGTGGTACATACTCTGTCGAAGGTATACCCAAACATTTCCCATCTGGAGGTGGAATCTCACCTCGCTGCCGACTCCGTTGGCCCGGCAACACTCGCGAATATAGACGAGTACTATTCCACAACCGCTTCAGCCATTTCTGCCTATACCTGTATTCAAAATGTGTCGGTTAAACTCCAGGTTGAACAAAGCGCATGGAAACCCGATATGCTCACCATCATTCGCGCCTATACCAACGACAACGACGTTGAAAAGCTCTACGAGCCACTGATGAGCCGTGTGCTGGAGGTGCGCAAGCAGGTTCCTGGTTACCATATTGTTGGCACCCCCACTTACCGTGATGGCGCTATAGAGATCCTCGTGAGTGTGCGCGGCCAGGGTGATTGGATACCCAGCCACGCCGGCAACCTCGACATTATCAATTGCGCGGCCATTGCCATTGCAGAAAGCTATGCTCAACATGTAGGCGTACAGCCAGGTCATTCTCAGGGACAGGGTAATGGCGAGCCCATTCAGGGCACTTTTGGCTCTTTGTTGGGTTTTCTAGGCAAAGGCAACAAATCTCTACCTAAAACGGCATAG
- a CDS encoding FKBP-type peptidyl-prolyl cis-trans isomerase — protein MTDTTPSDIELSSNESRVSYGIGLQVGKQLSENTFEGMNYNAVAKGVVDALEGNTPEVSDADLNAAFAEIRGRMEAAEAEQATTKAADGEAFLAENAKKPGITVTESGLQYEILASGDGDKPTASSTVRTHYHGTLIDGTVFDSSVSRGEPAEFPVNGVIAGWTEALQLMPVGAKWKLYIPYDLAYGPRGAGGSIAPYAALVFEVELLEIIS, from the coding sequence ATGACTGACACCACCCCCTCCGATATTGAGCTATCCTCCAACGAAAGCCGTGTTTCCTACGGCATTGGCTTGCAGGTTGGCAAGCAATTGTCTGAAAACACCTTCGAAGGCATGAACTACAACGCTGTCGCTAAAGGCGTTGTGGATGCACTAGAGGGCAATACCCCAGAGGTATCCGACGCAGACCTTAACGCTGCCTTTGCTGAAATCCGTGGCCGAATGGAGGCCGCTGAAGCAGAGCAAGCCACAACCAAGGCCGCCGATGGCGAAGCCTTTCTCGCAGAAAACGCTAAAAAACCCGGTATTACCGTTACCGAAAGCGGCCTGCAATATGAAATCCTAGCAAGCGGAGACGGCGATAAGCCCACAGCATCCTCCACGGTACGCACGCATTACCACGGAACACTCATCGACGGCACCGTTTTTGACAGCTCAGTGAGCCGAGGCGAACCAGCGGAATTCCCTGTTAACGGTGTAATCGCCGGTTGGACTGAAGCGCTGCAATTAATGCCTGTTGGCGCCAAGTGGAAGCTGTATATTCCCTACGACCTCGCTTATGGCCCCCGCGGTGCGGGTGGTTCCATCGCCCCCTACGCCGCCCTGGTATTTGAAGTAGAACTCCTAGAAATCATCTCCTAA